One stretch of Punica granatum isolate Tunisia-2019 chromosome 5, ASM765513v2, whole genome shotgun sequence DNA includes these proteins:
- the LOC116209701 gene encoding uncharacterized protein LOC116209701 isoform X1 translates to MSHTSRSFGSSVNTFITMIMMILCIAFCLLGANSVAAAQEDVLNPETPISREDLVKIAGYGEDKLSTVLITGSVLCDEAAGRLNDNGDDEARTLPRPQPVSGALVAVNCQMGDTPRGRPCRTRGITDENGDFSIDLPSHLHATPNLHRRCSVRLLRIPKDSQCGPTYLHGHRLIKLWSVGDGVRTYSAGSIRLMKPNRKRPSQAQIINGSKSRVHGDVVDR, encoded by the exons atGAGCCATACTTCCCGCAGCTTTGGCTCCTCCGTTAATACTTTCATCACCATGATCATGATGATTCTCTGCATTGCCTTCTGCTTGCTTGGAGCTAATTCGGTGGCAGCAGCTCAGGAGGATGTACTGAATCCAGAAACCCCTATCAGCCGAGAGGACTTGGTGAAGATTGCGGGATATGGTGAGGATAAGCTGTCGACCGTCCTCATCACCGGTTCGGTTCTTTGTGATGAGGCAGCTGGCCGCTTGAATGACAATGGTGATGATGAAGCTCGAACTCTTCCCAGACCTCAGCCTGTATCAG GAGCTTTGGTTGCTGTTAACTGTCAAATGGGCGATACGCCAAGAGGCAGACCGTGTAGGACACGGGGAATAACCGATGAAAACGGAGACTTCTCCATCGATCTTCCTTCCCACCTCCACGCCACCCCGAACCTTCACAGGAGGTGCTCCGTCCGGCTCCTCCGGATACCCAAGGACTCGCAGTGCGGGCCGACCTACCTACACGGACATAGACTCATCAAACTATGGTCGGTTGGTGATGGAGTTCGAACTTACTCCGCTGGAAGTATAAGGCTCATGAAGCCAAACAGGAAACGTCCTTCCCAAGCACAAATAATTAACGGAAGCAAGAGCCGTGTCCACGGAGACGTCGTTGATCGATAG
- the LOC116209701 gene encoding uncharacterized protein LOC116209701 isoform X2: MSHTSRSFGSSVNTFITMIMMILCIAFCLLGANSVAAAQEDVLNPETPISREDLVKIAGYGEDKLSTVLITGSVLCDEAAGRLNDNGDDEARTLPRPQPVSGQ; encoded by the exons atGAGCCATACTTCCCGCAGCTTTGGCTCCTCCGTTAATACTTTCATCACCATGATCATGATGATTCTCTGCATTGCCTTCTGCTTGCTTGGAGCTAATTCGGTGGCAGCAGCTCAGGAGGATGTACTGAATCCAGAAACCCCTATCAGCCGAGAGGACTTGGTGAAGATTGCGGGATATGGTGAGGATAAGCTGTCGACCGTCCTCATCACCGGTTCGGTTCTTTGTGATGAGGCAGCTGGCCGCTTGAATGACAATGGTGATGATGAAGCTCGAACTCTTCCCAGACCTCAGCCTGTATCAG GTCAATAG
- the LOC116206695 gene encoding nuclear transcription factor Y subunit B-3, with translation MADSDNDSAGGGGGGGNGESSAVSLLAAREQDRFLPIANVSRIMKKALPANAKISKEAKETVQECVSEFISFITGEASDKCQKEKRKTINGDDLLWAMTTLGFEEYVEPLKVYLQKFRELEGEKTAASGLGKPQGDRESDGSVINTVSSGVSFGTPPGMYGAMPPGGMMMMGPGGGHHHHHHHMYGSGGGGSPGGRPR, from the coding sequence ATGGCCGACTCGGACAACGACTCGGCCGGGGGAGGCGGCGGAGGGGGGAACGGGGAGTCGTCGGCGGTGTCGCTGCTGGCGGCGAGGGAGCAGGACAGGTTCCTCCCGATCGCGAACGTGAGCCGGATAATGAAGAAGGCGCTGCCGGCGAACGCGAAGATCTCGAAGGAGGCCAAGGAGACGGTGCAGGAGTGCGTGTCGGAGTTCATCAGCTTCATCACCGGGGAGGCCTCCGACAAGTGCCAGAAGGAGAAGCGGAAGACCATCAACGGCGACGATCTCCTCTGGGCCATGACCACCCTCGGCTTCGAGGAGTACGTCGAGCCCCTCAAGGTCTACCTCCAGAAGTTCCGCGAGCTCGAGGGTGAGAAGACCGCTGCCAGCGGCCTCGGCAAGCCCCAGGGGGACCGCGAATCCGATGGCTCCGTCATCAATACCGTCAGCTCCGGGGTCAGCTTCGGCACCCCTCCCGGGATGTATGGCGCGATGCCGCCGGGtgggatgatgatgatgggacCCGGCGGCGGGcaccaccaccatcaccaCCACATGTACGGATCCGGTGGCGGAGGCTCGCCCGGTGGAAGGCCAAGGTAG